From Bacillus pumilus, one genomic window encodes:
- the walK gene encoding cell wall metabolism sensor histidine kinase WalK, whose amino-acid sequence MSKVGFFRSIHFKLTLIYVLLIIVAMQIIGVYFVKQLEQSLINSYDNSLNQRIYSLSYYLEQDSSKSKAELKEDAQKILNDFNNKDESNEISEVSYIDESREVIASVNNGSQEIAGKKITDQIISRIFAVGKDYEKKFYDPESNKRVRISATAVKNENQETVGVIYVVSSMESVFNQMRTINTILATGTLIALGTTALLGIFIFRTITHPISDMRKQAIELAKGNFSRKVRKYGHDEIGQLATTFNHLTRELEEAQLMTEGERKKLSSVIAYMTDGVIATNQNGAIILLNSPALELLNVSRETALEMPITSLLGLEETHTFEDLVENQDSMLIEIEREDQLSVLRVNFSVIQKEHGKIDGLIAVIYDVTEQEKIDAERREFVANVSHELRTPLTTMRSYLEALAEGAIGDKELAPRFLSVTQNETERMIRLVNDLLQLSKFDSKDYQFNREWTNFIRFISLVIDRFEMTKEQHVEFIRNLPQREIYVEIDQDKITQVLDNIISNAMKYSPEGGHITFTVDLDEENGLVLFSVKDEGIGIPKKDMDKIFERFYRVDKARTRKLGGTGLGLAIAKEMVQAHGGDIWADSIEGKGTTVTFTLPYNEEQEDDWDEA is encoded by the coding sequence ATGAGTAAAGTAGGTTTTTTTCGCTCGATTCACTTCAAATTGACCTTAATTTACGTGCTGCTGATCATTGTCGCCATGCAGATCATTGGCGTGTACTTTGTGAAGCAGCTAGAGCAGTCCTTAATTAATTCCTATGATAATTCCTTGAATCAGCGAATCTACTCGTTATCGTATTACCTAGAACAAGATTCATCGAAAAGCAAGGCAGAATTAAAAGAGGATGCTCAAAAGATATTAAACGACTTTAACAACAAAGATGAGTCTAATGAAATTTCTGAAGTCAGCTATATTGACGAAAGCAGAGAGGTCATTGCCTCTGTGAATAATGGCAGTCAGGAGATTGCCGGGAAGAAAATCACTGATCAAATCATTAGCCGTATTTTTGCGGTCGGCAAAGACTATGAAAAGAAATTCTATGACCCAGAATCCAATAAACGGGTGCGTATTTCTGCGACAGCCGTGAAAAATGAAAACCAAGAAACCGTCGGTGTGATTTATGTTGTGTCTTCGATGGAGAGCGTGTTTAACCAAATGCGAACCATTAACACCATTTTGGCGACTGGCACACTGATCGCACTTGGGACGACCGCACTGCTTGGTATCTTCATCTTTAGAACAATCACTCATCCTATTTCGGATATGAGAAAGCAAGCGATCGAGCTTGCCAAAGGGAATTTTTCCAGGAAAGTCCGAAAGTATGGACATGACGAGATTGGCCAGCTTGCGACAACCTTTAACCATCTGACGAGAGAGCTGGAGGAAGCGCAGCTCATGACAGAGGGTGAGCGGAAAAAGCTTTCTTCTGTTATTGCCTATATGACGGATGGCGTCATCGCCACGAATCAAAACGGTGCGATTATTCTATTAAACAGCCCCGCATTAGAGCTGTTAAATGTTTCACGTGAAACAGCTCTAGAGATGCCGATTACGTCCTTACTGGGCCTCGAGGAGACGCATACATTTGAAGATTTAGTCGAAAATCAAGATTCCATGCTGATAGAAATTGAACGCGAAGATCAGCTGTCTGTTTTGCGTGTGAATTTCTCAGTCATTCAGAAAGAGCATGGGAAGATTGATGGTTTAATTGCGGTCATTTATGACGTCACAGAGCAGGAGAAAATTGATGCAGAACGCCGTGAATTCGTCGCAAACGTATCACATGAGCTGCGCACACCGCTGACGACGATGCGAAGCTATCTTGAGGCACTGGCTGAAGGGGCAATTGGTGATAAAGAGCTTGCGCCAAGGTTCCTCAGTGTCACGCAAAATGAAACAGAGCGCATGATCCGGCTTGTTAATGACCTGCTGCAGCTGTCTAAGTTCGACAGCAAGGATTATCAATTCAACCGTGAGTGGACGAATTTTATCAGGTTTATCTCATTGGTCATTGATCGTTTTGAAATGACGAAAGAGCAGCATGTCGAGTTTATCCGCAATCTGCCGCAGCGTGAAATATACGTGGAAATTGATCAAGATAAAATCACACAGGTGCTCGATAATATCATTTCCAATGCCATGAAATACTCCCCAGAGGGTGGACATATCACGTTTACCGTTGATCTGGATGAGGAGAATGGCCTTGTGTTATTCAGCGTCAAAGATGAAGGGATCGGTATTCCGAAGAAGGATATGGATAAAATCTTTGAACGTTTTTATCGAGTGGATAAGGCGAGAACAAGAAAGCTTGGCGGAACCGGCCTAGGACTTGCGATTGCAAAAGAAATGGTTCAGGCTCATGGCGGAGATATTTGGGCTGACAGCATTGAAGGAAAAGGAACAACGGTGACCTTTACCCTTCCGTACAATGAAGAACAAGAGGATGATTGGGATGAAGCGTGA
- a CDS encoding DUF418 domain-containing protein, translating to MKERIRLLDILRGFAILGTLGTNVWFFAYAGDTFATDQIADEYEHGSFLESLVSMFVYGKMLSLLTIMFGVGLELKYQQAKRKNTPWPGTYLWILLFLFIEGFVHFALVMEYDVLMSYAVTGLLVAFIVRGGSKRIKRGMIFSGVIHLLVLSYLMVFSLSEMETESYDQSSEPALEEQLPETWISQVQERLQHFFMYREEAIFIIPMNTFLFLLGVRMMRAGVFYANERGQSLRKILFRVGLWVGLPLNALVFVPNELVEFVVRYAFSPFLSLFYIAVIAKLLVHTESWFMWNWFEYVGKMALSCYILQNIVCSVLFYSWGLGLGGQINAPLIVLAWLLISLLQIAVSAFCLKVWRMGPMEYIRSRALRRVTMKKAA from the coding sequence GTGAAAGAAAGAATAAGATTATTAGATATTTTACGAGGTTTTGCCATATTAGGCACATTGGGAACGAACGTCTGGTTTTTTGCGTATGCAGGGGATACCTTTGCGACAGATCAGATTGCAGATGAATATGAACATGGCAGTTTTCTAGAAAGCCTTGTTTCCATGTTCGTCTATGGGAAAATGCTCTCACTGCTCACAATCATGTTCGGTGTAGGGCTAGAGCTGAAATATCAGCAGGCCAAAAGAAAAAACACGCCTTGGCCGGGTACATATTTATGGATTCTTTTATTTTTATTTATCGAAGGCTTTGTCCATTTTGCACTTGTGATGGAATATGATGTGCTCATGAGTTACGCTGTGACCGGTTTGCTTGTGGCATTTATTGTACGAGGAGGGAGCAAGCGCATCAAAAGAGGCATGATCTTCTCTGGAGTCATTCATCTACTTGTTCTGTCCTATCTGATGGTGTTCTCCCTCTCTGAAATGGAGACAGAATCGTATGATCAAAGCAGTGAACCGGCGCTGGAAGAGCAGCTGCCAGAGACATGGATCTCGCAGGTTCAAGAACGATTACAACACTTTTTCATGTACCGTGAAGAAGCGATCTTTATCATTCCAATGAACACATTTCTGTTTTTATTAGGTGTGCGGATGATGAGAGCCGGTGTTTTTTATGCAAACGAACGCGGGCAATCTCTACGGAAAATATTATTCCGAGTCGGTCTGTGGGTGGGTCTGCCGCTGAATGCACTTGTCTTCGTTCCGAACGAACTAGTGGAATTCGTTGTGCGCTATGCGTTTTCGCCATTCCTTTCTCTTTTCTATATCGCTGTCATTGCGAAGCTCCTGGTTCACACGGAATCATGGTTCATGTGGAATTGGTTTGAATATGTAGGGAAAATGGCACTCAGCTGTTACATCCTGCAAAATATCGTCTGCTCGGTTCTTTTTTATAGCTGGGGATTGGGTCTTGGCGGACAAATCAACGCCCCTCTTATCGTATTGGCATGGCTGCTCATTTCTCTTCTGCAAATCGCCGTATCAGCATTTTGTCTAAAGGTTTGGAGAATGGGTCCAATGGAATATATTCGTTCGCGGGCACTTCGCCGAGTGACGATGAAGAAGGCAGCATAA
- a CDS encoding peroxiredoxin family protein, giving the protein MSSFKLGDKMPNFSLPTIQGEHIDFHKHLEEHQSWHLIVFFRGSWCPVCVEELKELEQQQSYFQDKDIHLMAISTDHPDDLKEFADKEGLSFPIMSDQDLTSLKAYEVHYHGEDAPYEDHGVHGEPAYFLLNEKGQVLYQQRQTSPFGRPHVNELRKIIQYIRKNLKGQYKSVK; this is encoded by the coding sequence ATGAGTTCATTTAAATTAGGAGATAAAATGCCCAACTTTTCACTTCCAACCATTCAGGGCGAACATATTGATTTTCACAAACATTTAGAGGAGCATCAAAGCTGGCACCTCATCGTCTTCTTTAGAGGCTCATGGTGCCCAGTATGTGTAGAAGAATTAAAAGAGCTCGAACAGCAGCAATCATACTTTCAAGACAAGGATATCCACTTAATGGCGATTTCAACGGATCATCCTGATGACTTGAAGGAATTTGCGGATAAAGAAGGACTATCTTTCCCGATCATGTCTGACCAGGACCTTACTTCATTAAAAGCATATGAAGTCCACTATCACGGAGAAGATGCTCCTTATGAAGATCACGGAGTGCACGGGGAACCTGCCTATTTCTTATTAAATGAAAAGGGCCAAGTCCTCTATCAGCAAAGACAAACAAGTCCGTTTGGCAGACCGCATGTCAACGAACTGCGCAAAATCATTCAGTACATCCGCAAAAACTTAAAAGGCCAATATAAAAGCGTGAAATAA
- the yycF gene encoding response regulator YycF, whose translation MEKKILVVDDEKPIADILEFNLRKEGYEVHCAYDGNEALEMVEEIKPDIILLDIMLPNKDGVEVCREVRKKYDMPIIMLTAKDSEIDKVIGLELGADDYVTKPFSTRELLARVKANLRRQIAAPQTEEESESNDIEIGSLVIYPDAYVVSKREETIELTHREFELLHYLAKHIGQVMTREHLLQTVWGYDYFGDVRTVDVTVRRLREKIEDNPSHPSWIVTRRGVGYYLRNPEQD comes from the coding sequence ATGGAAAAAAAGATTCTTGTCGTAGATGATGAAAAACCGATTGCTGATATATTGGAGTTTAACTTAAGAAAAGAGGGCTATGAGGTTCATTGTGCATATGACGGAAATGAAGCCCTTGAAATGGTAGAAGAAATCAAACCGGACATCATTCTGCTCGACATTATGCTGCCGAACAAAGATGGCGTTGAGGTATGCCGTGAAGTGAGAAAAAAATATGACATGCCGATTATCATGCTGACAGCAAAAGACTCTGAAATTGATAAAGTCATCGGTCTTGAGCTTGGCGCAGATGATTATGTGACGAAGCCATTTAGCACGCGCGAGCTGCTTGCCCGTGTGAAAGCGAATTTGAGAAGACAAATTGCTGCGCCGCAGACAGAGGAAGAATCTGAATCAAATGATATTGAAATTGGATCACTTGTCATTTATCCAGATGCATATGTGGTGTCTAAGCGTGAGGAAACAATTGAATTGACGCACCGTGAGTTCGAATTGCTTCATTACTTAGCGAAACATATCGGACAAGTTATGACACGTGAGCACTTGCTGCAAACCGTATGGGGCTACGATTATTTCGGGGATGTGCGTACAGTGGACGTCACAGTCCGCCGTCTTCGTGAGAAAATTGAAGACAATCCTAGCCACCCGAGCTGGATCGTGACACGACGAGGCGTTGGCTACTATTTAAGAAACCCAGAGCAGGACTAA